The genomic interval ACGACCTGCCCGTCACGCTCCGCGTCGGCTACTCGGGCCTGAACTACAAGGACGCCCTCGCCCTCGGCGGCCGCCCCGGCGTGATCCGCCGCTTCCCGCTCATCGCGGGCATCGACCTCGTCGGCGAGGTCGTCGAGTCCCGCGACGAGCGGTGGCAGGCGGGCGACGTCGTGACCCTCGACGGTGCCGGGCTGGGGGAGGACCGCCACGGCGGCCTCGCCGGCATGGCGCGCGTCGGCGGCGACGACCTGATCGCCGTGCCCGACGCCTTCACCCCGGCCCAGGCCGCGGCGATCGGCACCGCCGGGTTCACAGCGGCGCTCTCGGCGCTCGCCCTCGAACGCCACGGCCTGCGTCCCGGCGACGGCCCGGTGCTCGTGACGGGCGCGAGCGGCGGGGTGGGCTCGATCGCGATCTCCCTGCTGTCGCGCGCCGGCCACGAGGTGGTCGCCGCCACCGGACGGGTCGAGCAGATGCGGGAGCGGCTCACCGAGCTGGGCGCGAGCGACCTCGTCGACCGCGCCGACCTCGAGGACAAGGGACGCCCGCTGGGCCGGCAGCGCTGGGCGGCGGTCGTCGACGGCGCGGGCGGGCAGATCCTCGCGAGCGCCCTGTCCACCCTGCGGGCCGACGGCGCCGCCGCGGCCTACGGGCTCGCGGCGAGCACCGACCTGCCCACGAGCGTGCTGCCCTTCATCCTCCGCGGCGTCTCCCTGCTCGGCATCAACTCGGTGCACGTGACGCCCGAGCGGCGACGCCAGGCCTGGGAGCTGCTCGCGCGTGACCTCGACCCGGCCGTGCTCGACTCCCTCACCCGCACGGTCGACCTGGCCGATGCGCGCGACGCGGCCGCCGAGCTGCTCGCGGGCCGGGGCACAGGCCGCACCGTCGTGCGGATCCCGAGCTGAGCCGATCGGCCGTGCCCGTCAGGACAGCTCCCGCTTGAGGATCTTGCCCGTCGAGGTCATCGGCAGCTCGTCGACGAGGACGATCTCGCGCGGGTACTTGTACGCCGCCATCTGCTCCTTCGCCCACTCCCGGAGCTCCTGGGCGGTCACGGCCGCGCCGTCGCGCAGGATCACGTGCGCCTTGACGTCCTCGCCGATGCCCTCGGCGGGCACGCCGATCACGGCGGCGAGCGACACGTCGGGATGCGTCATGAGCACCTCCTCGACCTCGCGCGGATACACGTTGTAGCCGCCGCGCACGATCATGTCCTTGCTGCG from Brachybacterium huguangmaarense carries:
- a CDS encoding acrylyl-CoA reductase family protein; translation: MTTFPAWVIREGERTNVAALEDIELSALDDLPVTLRVGYSGLNYKDALALGGRPGVIRRFPLIAGIDLVGEVVESRDERWQAGDVVTLDGAGLGEDRHGGLAGMARVGGDDLIAVPDAFTPAQAAAIGTAGFTAALSALALERHGLRPGDGPVLVTGASGGVGSIAISLLSRAGHEVVAATGRVEQMRERLTELGASDLVDRADLEDKGRPLGRQRWAAVVDGAGGQILASALSTLRADGAAAAYGLAASTDLPTSVLPFILRGVSLLGINSVHVTPERRRQAWELLARDLDPAVLDSLTRTVDLADARDAAAELLAGRGTGRTVVRIPS